Genomic DNA from Naumovozyma dairenensis CBS 421 chromosome 11, complete genome:
atttttttctctttcattaattcttcatGCTTCTTAGCAGATTCTACATAATCATGTTTTTCTGCCAAATCCTCTCTACaataaaattcaaaatttcgATCTTGATCCACTTGAGGAATCTTCCATGGGAATTTCTTTAACATTAATgcataaaatattataccTAATGACCAGACATCAACAAGTGAAGCATTATAACCTGGAGTTTCTGAATTAAACACTTCTGGTGCTAAATATGGATCACTCCCAACAATACTTTGGGACAAGATCACTTCATAACCCTCCTCCTCATGTTGTTCATCTGGAAGATACATATGTGATTTTTTGGTTTTAgttttaaaaattgttgCACTACCGAAGtctataattttcaaaataccATGTTCATTCATGACACaattatctaatttcaaatctctATGGCTTATCCCCAGGGaatgtaaataattcaCACCCAATGCCAATTGTTTAAAACTACAAAATAATTCTCTTCTTGACATTTTATGTTCATCAGACATCACCACGTTGAAGAAATCGAATGGACAATATTCCATAATTTGTGATAATTCATActtactactactactactactattagCATTGTTTACGAACAAATCATACGTTTGAATCACGTTAGGATGGATTAAATGAGAACTTATGAGGAATTCCGAAATACATCGTTTTTGATATTCTAATTTggtttcattttcaattctatATTTGAATGTTTTCAATGCGTAATGTTGTAACGTACTGCGGTTTGTTAATTGGATTACTGTACCGTTTGCACCTGTCCCCAAATGTTTTGTGAATGTaccatatttttcttctaaatattttagaTCATGATATATTACGATACGATTCTTAGTAAATCTTGGAAATTGTTTTGTAGTAGTGGATGTTGgttgtaataaatttttcaaatgttcATTAAGTTCATACAGTGGTGATTCCTTAAATGATGCTGAATGTTGTTGCTCCTGTTTATATTTATGTGATTTCTTCCTCGTTTTCGGTATGGCAGGGTTAAAGAACCTTTTCAAGTCCAGTAAAGAACCTGATGAATTCAGTTTAGTAGATGAATCTGTTTCATTAGCatcctcttcttcatcagatgATATGGATGGTACTGTCGATTGGTTAGAAAGAAATGATGATCTTGATCTTGACCTTGACCTTGACCTTGATTTGGAGAATATGGATTTATTCCTTGATCTACCTCTTGAAGTTGCACTgttaattgatttatcgTCTCTAAATGAAACCCTCTCTTCAGATCTACCTCTACGAGTcaatatattattctttgTAGAGGAATTTTTAGAACGAGCTGATatgaatgaatttgaaCTAAAGGCTTCTCTAAGAGATGGTCTTTTAGGTCTATATTCAGTGTCCTCAACTTTATTGTGTGTATCTTCGTTCATTACTTTGTTTTTAACTTCTTCATTACTGAaaacattttcatcaaattgaatatgTCCGTGTAATTGATTTAACGGTGTATgattcttctcttcttcgATAGGATTACTGCTAGAAGAGATATTTTGATTCGAAGTTTTCTCGAGCACTCCATCATTTGTAGATGGGTGTACATTATGTGGAGCATGGATATCCTTTAAATGAGGAACctgtttttctttattcttatttttagttttaGTTTTATTATGCTTATTCTTAGAGGAGAAAAACGTGgattgtaataatttttgcATTTCTATGTTACGAATGGTACCTTTACGGTTATTTGGTTTTATTGTATCAACGAATGTGAAAATGCCTTTAGGTATTTTCTAATGTTATGCTCCTCGTGACTTCTGTTTGAATCAGTATATCACTCACTGtctaaaatatattccttCGAGATGTTACAAATAGAACTGCGAGATCTTGAAATAATCGATACGCAGAGGGAAGGACAATCAATTAgaaataagaaagaaatatatatggtTGATTCAATAGATTCATGGATCAAAGGTACCCTTAGTTCATTCTTACctcttcaaatatttaatggTATAGTACTAGTATCGCATTTAGTCTACTTGTAAAGTACGCCACCCACCTCCTGTCCCCTCCCCTGCCCTGCCCTGCCCTGCCCTGCCCTTAGCCCCCCTGGCGAAACTCCGTCTACTTCCTGTTATTGTGGAGAGATAGCGAAGGGCAAGAGCCCTTCGCCCTTCGGTTGAATTCCGCGGAGCTGCCCGCGTAATGCAATGTAATGTAATGTAACCGGAATGTTGCCCCAGAATGTTGCCCCAGAGTGTGGAGCTGTCATGTCACCCAAGCCGGTCGAGGTCTTCTTTGCTAAACACCTGCCTGGTCAGCAAAGTGTCTTGCCCCCATCTAGATTTATAGACGATACCTTCCATAGCActttattgaatgataAATCATGGACAGACATTTTACGTCTGCGTTGACTATCCTGATCCTTTGGCTAACATGTGAAACTCTAGGTACCTGTGCCAATCAACTATTCAATAACTGACTGACGCCCCTCCCATGTATAGAGATTCTTTCCCACGTGATTTAATAACTGGTGGAATCCTAGCAAGCCAGATATAATTATCTACACCTCCAGCCCCGTGACCCCTCGCTTCTCGGTAAGTTCGGAGATGAGAAAGtaaggaaaaggaaaatggTGTCTCAAACGAACCTCGCTTAGGTCGATTCAATTGGCATTATTCTGAAGAAACGGTCAAAGGTCCAATCGAATATACTGGCAGTCTATAAAAGatgaatgaattgattTGGATATTATTGTAGATtgaaaaagagaaaaaagaaagctCCCGTAGGCGCTACACCCGCTTTTCAATATGACTACATCAACGCTACCATTCCTTGTGTCTGCACCAGGGAAAATCATTCTCTTTGGTGAACATTCTGTAGTTTATGAAAAACCAGCAATCGCTGCTTCCACTGCATCATTAAGAACATATCTTTTAGTCTCTGAAGCAAATGAACAAGATTCTGTAGAGCTAGACTTCCCAGATATAAAATTTAATCAAAAATGGAGCGTATCCAAATTAAAACAAAACtatgaatcatttaaagatgaattacTTCAAAATACGTTAGCTAAgccatcatcattatcatatgCTCCTTCACAAGATTCACATCTATCCCCAATCCTTACTGAAAAACTAATCCCTCCTTTACTTTCCAATTTACAACCAAATTCAATCCACTATAATGCAGCTCTTTGCTTCTTATatctatatttttctatAAACCCTCCCTCTCAGTCCACAATCcctaatttgaaattcacAATCAAATCAACCCTACCAATAGGTGCAGGCCTTGGCTCATCAGCCTCCATCTCCGTAACATTATCAGCCGCACTATTACACCTACAAGACCCTACAAACCacttaatgaaaatgaaagatataataaataaatggTCATACATTGGTGAAAAATGTATCCACGGTGATCCATCAGGAATAGATAATCTTATCTCCACATACGGGAAAGCAATATATTTCCAACGGAATCATCcagaaaatcaaaaaatattaaccACATTCCCATTACTTCCTATGATTTTAACTTATACGGGGATCCCAAGATCAACTAAAACCTTGGTAAGTGGCGTTAGATCCCTATATAGAGGTAAGAATACGTTATGTCAAACTTTGTTAGATGCTATGGGGATCGTTAGTGAAGATGCATTGGAATTGTTCGATCATTTCCAATATACTCAAAGCGAGTTTGAAGAGTTGTTCCAATTGGTTAGGATCAATCATGGTCTATTGGTATCATTAGGTGTATCACATCCTGGTTTGGAAAGGATTAGATGCGTTAGTGATGAATTGGGAATAGGTGAGACTAAATTGACGGGGGCTGGTGGCGGTGGATGTGCGTTTACgattttacaaaaaaatttggaacGGGAACAAGTCGTAGAGtttaaagataaattggaaaatggATTGGGGTATAAGACTTTTGAAACGGGATTAGGGGGTGCGGGATGCTGTTACTTACCAAGGATGGCAATGACTAATGATGATCTCGTTAACGTTTTGAAAGTTTTTAGTAATTCTGTTTCAAAAACTCAACTGGATTCCACATTATTACCTGAGAAATCCAATCTGTCAtggattatttgaataGCTGGAGCAGGGACATATATGATATGCTAGACGAGTCAACGTCGGACCTAAATTAAAATAGATAGAATTAGTGCATTCGTTTGTATGTGTGATTAGTATTGAAAATAGATAGATTCCTTTTTTAGgtaattttaatttaaatatacaaaaaGTATGAAACTggaaaaaagaacaaaaagtAAAGTTCGCATGCTGCAATATAACCATGAATCTGTTAGTGTTGTATGTGTAAGGAGTGTTTCTTGTTTCATCTTCCAAACATGAAAAGGCAATTTGTAAGAAAAATAACCTGTCAATTTTTGCTCATCGGCCCTCGTGTGTGTTTTGTCCCTTCGTTGTTCGAAGAAGTCTAGGTACGGAGTTTCAATTATTTGCTTGAGCTTCAAAAGCCATGTAATTACCCAATAAGGAAATTTACATGACCTCTAAAAGAATAACCAAAACTTCTTAGAACCCGACGCAGGTGATAATGTCCttgttttaaaatattatgaaaGAATTTTTATATTGACAGAATTCCAATTTACAGATAAGctattaaatatattatatataaaggaaCAGTCTATCAAATATATCTCTAATATCACTTGATTCATCTTTTATCTTCAGtattatattcataaaTAAAACTCATCAAAAACAACATTCAAAAACAAATCAATAGCaactaaaataaaaaaaatgcaaCCATCTACTCAAGCTACTAAGAAGGACAACTCTTCcgaaaagaaagataacTATATCGTTAAAGGTTTATTCTGGGATCCAGCCTGTGTCATTGCTTGAATCGAACGCCTTACACAGCAGATATCGAATTTTTTTCTCACACTTCTAAAATCCCGTTCtccaattatttttttctattcttTTATAATCGTGTTAATGTTGACGAACAAACCAACATTAGCATACTGTACATAACTACTTCATATGTTTTAATACAATACATTTTTGTTCATTTCTTTCACATTTACATGGTTCTTTATTTGTAGTTAAATAGTCTATAAATTACTGTGGATCAAACTGTATGTATTCCATAACAATAGGTGGATACAGCTCCTATATAACATAGGTTCGAAGTAGCGAAGGAATTCATTATCGCTATTGCCTTAATATCCTAACACTAACTGAATATCATTAGAACGCCGTAATGTAAAGTGGCCTCCACTACGATAAGTTTATAGCTACATTAGCTGAACAATGCAAGTTCAAGTTAGCTATTTCTCAATAACAATGTTCCATACCTTGTAcattattacaatataaAATGGTTATCCCCTGCAGTATCTGGAATGTGCGGTTTATATCAattatgataatatatttgattcaTTCTACAAAGGTTTCAGCGTTGGTCATTTTTTCTATCTTCTCTTTTGAAGGCCATTTCGGAGCTATATCGATTTCTGACCTTGGATAAAGCCATTCgaatatgaagaaaagCATATAATCAATTACACAACATAGTGCATGCAGATGTCTGACCCAAAGCCCTTCTCTTCTATAAAATCGTTTCAACATATATACCCAATTCTTTTCGTcattagaaatattataataaacGTCTTCGTAGACAGACACCGTCCTTTTAGCAACCTCTGACCAATCATACATCTCAGTTACTTCATCATGGAAAGTCGACGTATCAACTGCTCTCGTCCGAATTAGCTCAATACCTTTATTAATTGCAGATACTAACGCAGATACCGATGTTTGTTTTGCAAATACTGTCATATGAGGAGGTAATACTTCAGGTATACCACCTACAGCAGTAGTGACAATTAGTAACCCACATGATGCAGCCTCCACTAGAACAGTTCCAAAGGCTTCTGTCAAACTTGcatgtaaataaatatcaCCTTGACACATAACGTCTCTGAAATTTTCATGCGGTACAGCCCCCAATAGTTGAACTCTTTCTTCTAATCTATTTGCTTCTATCATCTGTTggaaatcaatgaatttagGACCATCACCagcaataataaaattaacTCTATCATCTCGAGAACAAATCAATGGGATAAGACGTGTTAACAAATCTGCACCTTTATTCCCGACCATTCTACCTATAACAACAATTGTAATGCTTTTTTTCTCTCTTGTAAGTTTCATTTCATGCGGAATTGGTTCAAAATCCTTTGCTACAACCGCATTCGGTATAACTGAAATACGTTCTGGTTCTAAAGAGGCTCTTAGTATCATGTTCTCCTTTAAACTGTTAGAAACACAAATAACTCTGTCGACATTGGTGAGTGTAAACGTTAGAATCTTATTTGCTAAAATGGCACCTGTAGTGTCAAATGCATATAAAGAATGGTCAGTGAAAACAGTCGGGTACCCCATAGTATTCCCATGGAAGACAGCTTCATGACCTAATGTAGATACTGCACCATGCGaatgaataatttggatttgTTCTCGaattaaaatattcctAATTATGGGAAATGTTGAAAACACAGTGGAGAAAGTTGTTTCTTTACACATAACCCAAAATGGAACATGGTAGACTTTTAATCCATTGGTTAAGTATCTCACACCAATTCTATCCTTGTATTGATGGGTGATTATTACGACGGAATGGCCTTGGGATATCAGGTTTTGTGCTAAATGATATATGTGAAATTCTACACCTCCTAATTGAGGGTAGAAAAAATCACAAACCATAGCAATTTTAAACCCCATTGTGGTCAAGTTGGATTTCCTAATGAATGAATCTGTATTCCCACAGCTGAAGCTTGGTTATTTCTTTTTGCATATCATCGAGTAGATTTGTCGTGGCTTTTCAGATTAGTGTAgtcaaaatttcaaaaatataagcGGTTATATTGTAGAATATACACTGTATTTTAGAGATCTTAAACCGCGATCGAGTTATTAGCTGAGACAGATGGGAAAGTGTGATGGATATCAGGAGAGATTTTGGCTTCAAATAAGGTGATATATTAGCCCAGGTCCCATTATAAGAAATATACATACAATGAGTTCACCACGAGATACTGCTAATA
This window encodes:
- the NDAI0K01150 gene encoding uncharacterized protein (similar to Saccharomyces cerevisiae HRK1 (YOR267C); ancestral locus Anc_8.716), producing the protein MQKLLQSTFFSSKNKHNKTKTKNKNKEKQVPHLKDIHAPHNVHPSTNDGVLEKTSNQNISSSSNPIEEEKNHTPLNQLHGHIQFDENVFSNEEVKNKVMNEDTHNKVEDTEYRPKRPSLREAFSSNSFISARSKNSSTKNNILTRRGRSEERVSFRDDKSINSATSRGRSRNKSIFSKSRSRSRSRSRSSFLSNQSTVPSISSDEEEDANETDSSTKLNSSGSLLDLKRFFNPAIPKTRKKSHKYKQEQQHSASFKESPLYELNEHLKNLLQPTSTTTKQFPRFTKNRIVIYHDLKYLEEKYGTFTKHLGTGANGTVIQLTNRSTLQHYALKTFKYRIENETKLEYQKRCISEFLISSHLIHPNVIQTYDLFVNNANSSSSSSKYELSQIMEYCPFDFFNVVMSDEHKMSRRELFCSFKQLALGVNYLHSLGISHRDLKLDNCVMNEHGILKIIDFGSATIFKTKTKKSHMYLPDEQHEEEGYEVILSQSIVGSDPYLAPEVFNSETPGYNASLVDVWSLGIIFYALMLKKFPWKIPQVDQDRNFEFYCREDLAEKHDYVESAKKHEELMKEKKILIKRQHQQSNTRSSSPIASQSQPLQEQLVRIKLRHSYSTNTTLPRKSTHNDCSKYGQYRVMRRLPHASRPIISRMLKVNPDERATISDLLHDKWFRNIPYCRSSLKDNSYIRASGHHHILPGPASSQGSSSDATEPVRDSS
- the ERG12 gene encoding mevalonate kinase (similar to Saccharomyces cerevisiae ERG12 (YMR208W); ancestral locus Anc_8.719), which translates into the protein MTTSTLPFLVSAPGKIILFGEHSVVYEKPAIAASTASLRTYLLVSEANEQDSVELDFPDIKFNQKWSVSKLKQNYESFKDELLQNTLAKPSSLSYAPSQDSHLSPILTEKLIPPLLSNLQPNSIHYNAALCFLYLYFSINPPSQSTIPNLKFTIKSTLPIGAGLGSSASISVTLSAALLHLQDPTNHLMKMKDIINKWSYIGEKCIHGDPSGIDNLISTYGKAIYFQRNHPENQKILTTFPLLPMILTYTGIPRSTKTLVSGVRSLYRGKNTLCQTLLDAMGIVSEDALELFDHFQYTQSEFEELFQLVRINHGLLVSLGVSHPGLERIRCVSDELGIGETKLTGAGGGGCAFTILQKNLEREQVVEFKDKLENGLGYKTFETGLGGAGCCYLPRMAMTNDDLVNVLKVFSNSVSKTQLDSTLLPEKSNLSWII
- the NDAI0K01170 gene encoding uncharacterized protein (similar to Saccharomyces cerevisiae MFA2 (YNL145W); ancestral locus Anc_2.114), which translates into the protein MQPSTQATKKDNSSEKKDNYIVKGLFWDPACVIA
- the SPT14 gene encoding phosphatidylinositol N-acetylglucosaminyltransferase SPT14 (similar to Saccharomyces cerevisiae SPT14 (YPL175W); ancestral locus Anc_8.703); the protein is MGFKIAMVCDFFYPQLGGVEFHIYHLAQNLISQGHSVVIITHQYKDRIGVRYLTNGLKVYHVPFWVMCKETTFSTVFSTFPIIRNILIREQIQIIHSHGAVSTLGHEAVFHGNTMGYPTVFTDHSLYAFDTTGAILANKILTFTLTNVDRVICVSNSLKENMILRASLEPERISVIPNAVVAKDFEPIPHEMKLTREKKSITIVVIGRMVGNKGADLLTRLIPLICSRDDRVNFIIAGDGPKFIDFQQMIEANRLEERVQLLGAVPHENFRDVMCQGDIYLHASLTEAFGTVLVEAASCGLLIVTTAVGGIPEVLPPHMTVFAKQTSVSALVSAINKGIELIRTRAVDTSTFHDEVTEMYDWSEVAKRTVSVYEDVYYNISNDEKNWVYMLKRFYRREGLWVRHLHALCCVIDYMLFFIFEWLYPRSEIDIAPKWPSKEKIEKMTNAETFVE